A window of Dromiciops gliroides isolate mDroGli1 chromosome X, mDroGli1.pri, whole genome shotgun sequence contains these coding sequences:
- the CXHXorf65 gene encoding uncharacterized protein CXorf65 homolog, with the protein MFICIKHGDNQQFLANTNCSVLLLLHYVRKKVGLHDSELIDLCDEAGTLKLLFLVKFPGESATKFLQVRNIYYICKVERGPPGTRNENAYRAFVPLLKEPEQELLDALKSQCDYLEKSRIKMLRGQDAKKITPIDSYMNIPVRLSKTTGRVGTPGTVEEEAATRRGVSTLPKTKPETTGKKDKHR; encoded by the exons ATGTTCATTTGCATCAAGCATGGAG ATAACCAGCAATTTCTGGCCAACACCAACTGCTCAGTCTTGCTACTGTTGCATTATGTTCGAAAAAAAGTGGGGCTGCATGATTCAG AACTCATTGACCTTTGTGATGAGGCTGGGACTCTGAAGCTACTGTTTCTGGTGAAGTTTCCTGGGGAATCAGCCACCAAATTCCTCCAAGTCAGAAACATCTACTACATTTGCAAGGTGGAACGTGGACCACCAG GGACTCGAAATGAAAATGCCTACAGGGCTTTTGTGCCCCTACTGAAGGAGCCAGAGCAAGAGTTATTGG ATGCCCTTAAATCACAGTGTGACTATCTGGAAAAGAGTCGAATAAAGATGCTCCGTGGCCAGGACGCTAAGAAAATCACTCCGATAGACTCTTACATGAACATTCCGGTGAGACTT TCCAAAACTACAGGACGAGTGGGAACACCAGGGACAGTGGAAGAAGAGGCAGCCACTCGAAGAGGGGTTTCTACACTTCCCAAGACTAAACCTGAAACCACCGGCAAGAAAGACAAACATCGCTAA
- the IL2RG gene encoding cytokine receptor common subunit gamma codes for MLLLLALLGVPMGSDTFSPRKSQDTPTDFLPMSTTPVPLPKVECWVFNVEFMNCTWDGGSGPQSTNLTLYYWYRDPPKECSQYLFSGAVTSGCWFDRGEINIYSNFNVELRAPGRHFKQEMKLKDLVIPWAPENLTVYSVSDSQLELNWTSSYKAMCLQHLVQYKSDIDSSWTEQYVNQRQQFFLPSVDEHKLYMFRVQSRFRPYCGNAKQWSQWSPVVQWGGRSPRGTLSRPMMTTVFVPLGLLIGFVFLIVMLIRLERVWVILMPQIPNLKNLDDLVTTYHGNFSTWSGVSKGLAESLQPDYSERLCHVSELPPKSGAQAEGSGGSPCSQHSPSWAPPPCYSPDPEP; via the exons ATGCTGCTGTTACTGGCACTGCTGGGGGTGCCCATGGGCTCGGACACCTTCAGTCCCCGGAAGAGCCAGGATACTCCAACAG ATTTCTTACCGATGTCCACGACACCTGTGCCCCTCCCAAAGGTAGAGTGCTGGGTCTTCAATGTTGAATTTATGAATTGTACCTGGGATGGCGGCTCTGGACCTCAGTCTACCAACCTGACTCTCTACTACTG GTATAGGGATCCGCCCAAGGAATGTAGCCAATACTTGTTTTCTGGCGCCGTCACTTCGGGTTGTTGGTTTGACCGTGGGGAGATTAACATCTACAGCAACTTCAATGTGGAACTCCGGGCTCCTGGGAGACATTTCAAGCAGGAAATGAAACTTAAGGATTTAG TGATCCCTTGGGCTCCTGAGAACTTGACAGTCTACAGTGTGAGTGACTCACAGCTGGAGCTCAACTGGACCAGCAGTTACAAGGCCATGTGTTTGCAGCACCTGGTACAATATAAGAGTGACATTGACTCCAGTTGGACA GAGCAGTATGTAAACCAGAGGCAGCAGTTCTTCTTGCCCAGTGTGGACGAACACAAACTTTACATGTTCCGGGTCCAGAGCCGCTTCAGACCTTACTGTGGCAATGCCAAGCAGTGGAGTCAGTGGAGCCCCGTGGTCCAATGGGGGGGCAGAAGTCCAAGGG GGACCCTCTCGAGGCCCATGATGACAACTGTGTTCGTGCCCCTTGGCCTTCTGATTGGCTTTGTTTTCCTCATCGTCATGCTCATCCGGCTGGAGCG GGTGTGGGTCATCCTGATGCCCCAGATCCCCAACCTCAAGAACCTCGATGACCTGGTTACCACGTACCATGGAAACTTCTCG ACATGGAGCGGTGTGTCCAAGGGGCTGGCTGAAAGTCTGCAGCCAGACTACAGTGAGAGGCTATGTCACGTGAGCGAGCTCCCCCCGAAGTCAGGGGCCCAAGCAGAGGGGTCGGGGGGCTCCCCCTGCAGCCAGCACAGCCCTTCTTGGGCCCCTCCACCATGTTACAGCCCGGACCCTGAGCCATGA